From a single Nicotiana tomentosiformis chromosome 2, ASM39032v3, whole genome shotgun sequence genomic region:
- the LOC104093620 gene encoding probable cytosolic oligopeptidase A, whose translation MKYSRIGSQRSRAQYGSTPTPSLIIIILILMLMATRFSLSRSAHFCLKPPSSFRRPLTKNILQCRSCPLWSSSFSLCLHTLPKSTLPSPHHRRKPIAVRSFCPAPGSISDHPTKMTTATSDDNPLLKDFYFPPFDSIEAKHVRPGIRALLKQVDEDLEALEKTVEPTWPKLVEPLEKIVDRLTVVWGVVNHLKSVKDNPDLRSAIEEVQPEKVAFSLKLGQSKPIYNAFKAIRESPDWESLSDARKRIVDSQIKEAVLSGIALEDDKREQFNKIEQELAKLSQKFGENVLDATKKFEKLIIDKKDIEGLPATSLGLAAQTAVSKGHEKATAEDGPWIITLDAPSYMSVMQHAKNRTLREEVYRVYINRASDGDLDNTGIIDQILKLRLEKAKLLGYNNYAEVSMAMKMATVDKAEELLEKLRSASWDPAVKDLEDLKEFCKSQGAPEADDLNHWDITFWSERLRESKYELNEEELRPYFSLPRVMDGLFSLVNMLFGINVEPADGLAPVWNNDVRFYRVNDSSGSPIAYFYFDPYSRPSEKRGGAWMDEVVSRSRVLSLDGASARLPVAHMVCNQMPPVGDKPSLMTFREVETVFHEFGHALQHMLTKQDEGLVAGIRGVEWDAVELPSQFMENWCYHRDTLMGIAKHHETGESLPEDIYKKLLTARTFRAGTLSLRQLRFATVDLELHAKYVPGGSESIYCVDRRVSKRTQVLPPLPEDKFLCSFSHIFAGGYAAGYYSYKWAEVLSADAFSAFEDAGLENEKAVKETGHRFRETVLALGGGKAPLEVFVQFRGREPSPEPLLRHNGLLSATASA comes from the exons ATGAAGTATAGTAGGATAGGGTCACAACGAAGCCGAGCCCAGTACGGCTCTACTCCTACTCCgtcccttattattattattcttattcTTATGCTAATGGCGACTCGCTTTTCCTTATCTCGTTCAGCTCACTTTTGCTTAAAACCCCCTTCTTCTTTTCGCCGTCCATTAACCAAAAATATACTTCAGTGCCGTTCTTGTCCCCTTTGGTCctcctctttctctctctgtCTTCACACTCTCCCCAAGTCAACACTCCCTTCTCCTCATCACCGTCGCAAACCCATCGCCGTCCGATCATTTTGTCCCGCGCCGGGATCAATTTCCGATCATCCTACTAAAATGACGACTGCTACTTCCGATGACAATCCTCTTTTGAAGGACTTTTATTTCCCACCCTTCGATTCAATCGAGGCCAAGCACGTTCGTCCCGGAATTCGTGCTTTGCTCAAACAAGTC GATGAGGATTTAGAAGCTTTGGAGAAGACGGTGGAGCCCACCTGGCCGAAGCTGGTGGAGCCGTTGGAGAAGATTGTTGATAGATTGACGGTTGTTTGGGGTGTCGTGAATCATCTCAAGTCTGTTAAAGATAATCCCGATCTTCGTTCCGCTATTGAAGAAGTTCAG CCGGAAAAAGTTGCTTTTTCGCTTAAATTGGGTCAGAGCAAGCCAATCTATAATGCATTCAAAGCCATACGGGAGTCTCCTGATTGGGAGTCTTTGAGTGATGCTCGTAAACGAATAGTTGACT CGCAAATAAAGGAGGCTGTACTAAGTGGTATCGCTCTTGAGGATGATAAAAGAGAGCAATTTAACAAGATTGAACAG GAATTAGCAAAGCTATCTCAGAAATTTGGGGAGAATGTTTTGGATGCCACCAAGAAGTTCGAAAAATTAATAATTGATAAGAAAGATATTGAGGGATTGCCTGCCACCTCTCTTGGTTTAGCTGCACAGACAGCAGTGTCTAAG GGGCATGAAAAAGCTACTGCAGAAGATGGGCCATGGATAATCACATTGGATGCGCCAAGTTATATGTCTGTCATGCAACATGCAAAGAATAGAACTCTAAGAGAGGAGGTTTACCGTGTGTATATAAACCGTGCTTCTGATGGAGACCTTGATAACACTGGGATAATTGACCAAATTCTTAAGCTTAGGTTGGAAAAGGCTAAGCTCCTTGGATACAATAACTATGCTGAG GTAAGCATGGCAATGAAAATGGCCACTGTTGATAAAGCTGAAGAGCTTTTAGAAAAGCTTCGCAGTGCTTCTTGGGATCCTGCAGTCAAAG ATTTGGAAGACCTGAAAGAGTTTTGTAAAAGTCAAGGTGCTCCAGAAGCTGATGATTTGAACCATTGGGATATTACTTTCTGGAGTGAGAGGCTTCGTGAATCTAAGTATGAGCTAAACGAG GAAGAACTACGCCCATACTTTTCATTGCCTAGGGTTATGGATGGTCTTTTCAGCCTTGTAAATATGCTGTTTGGTATCAATGTTGAGCCTGCTGATGGATTAGCTCCG GTTTGGAACAACGATGTGCGGTTTTACCGCGTGAATGATTCCTCTGGAAGTCCCATTGCCTACTTTTATTTTGATCCATACTCTCGTCCGTCTGAGAAACGTGGAGGTGCATGGATGGATGAAGTTGTTAGCCGAAGCCGTGTATTATCACTAGACGGTGCCTCTGCTAGATTGCCTGTTGCCCACATGGTTTGTAATCAAATGCCACCAGTTGGGGATAAACCCAGCCTAATGACATTCCGCGAG GTTGAGACCGTCTTCCATGAATTTGGACACGCCCTTCAGCATATGCTCACTAAGCAGGATGAGGGTTTGGTTGCTGGTATAAGGGGCGTAGAATGGGATGCTGTGGAATTACCATCACAATTCATGGAAAATTGGTGCTATCACAG GGATACTCTGATGGGTATTGCTAAGCATCATGAAACTGGAGAGAGTCTCCCAGAAGACATATACAAGAAGCTTCTTACTGCTAGGACTTTTCGTGCAGGTACCTTAAGCCTTCGGCAG TTGAGATTTGCAACTGTTGATCTTGAGTTACATGCAAAATATGTTCCGGGTGGCTCAGAATCAATCTATTGTGTTGACCGGCGGGTCTCTAAGAGAACCCAAGTGCTTCCTCCACTCCCAGAGGATAAGTTCCTTTGCAGTTTCAGTCACATTTTTGCGGGTGGATATGCTGCTGGATACTACAGTTACAAG TGGGCAGAGGTTTTGTCTGCAGACGCTTTCTCTGCATTCGAGGATGCTGGGCTAGAGAATGAGAAG GCTGTGAAAGAAACAGGCCACAGATTCAGGGAGACCGTTCTTGCTCTTGGAGGTGGAAAGGCTCCTTTGGAG GTTTTTGTGCAATTTAGAGGTCGGGAACCTTCTCCAGAACCGCTGCTTAGGCATAACGGCCTACTCTCAGCTACCGCCTCTGCATGA
- the LOC104093619 gene encoding nodulation receptor kinase-like isoform X2, producing MMEVVNCWNTRLVNCGIIFLLLFVQSAFAQVFLSIQCCAPANFTEPSTNLSWISDETWFPENQSCIIRTAHKNTPYERARFFSSDIGRKWCYNLPTRIDQDYLVRGTFLSGNQEKAIPHSSFVVLIGVTPLATVKSSDELRVEGIFRATRNYTNFCLLNKKGKPYLSKVELRPINPDYLKREPSEVLKLVHRVDSGNKGAEIRYPYDQYDRIWRPASNLDSEVAHIQPSIVKQANAEAHRLLPPSLVLQTALTHPGRLEFLHEDLDTGYYTYYLVLYFFEPNDSVQAGERVFHVYINNEKRLEVDILASGSRYLDVVLKFRANRAVNLTMIKASNLSQLGPICNAYEILKTLPRVKETAIEEVDIMVNMKMELLQHNQNNEILRSWSGDPCLPLPWRGLTCDRVNGTSVITQMNLSLGGLSGPSPPSIQKLMHLRKLDMSNDGSSGTITLFPSSSTFSARNFSRSLHLSNKLSKSIKESNSTTVKGMANGKQNTSSAHKLVIGAAVGASLLVILAIVISIVCLYKRRVIAGPRFSMRSYSVTKNAVYSVPSTDTTLKSISIRNFTLEYIEAVTQNYKTLIGEGGFGSVYRGTLTDGEEVAVKVRSATSTQGTREFNNELTLLSAITHENLIPLLGYCCENDQQILVYPFMSNGSLQDRLYGAAAKRKTLDWPARLSIALGAARGLMYLHTFSERCLIHRDVKSSNILLDQSMCAKVADFGFSKYASQEGDSGTSLEVRGTAGYLDPEYYSTQHLSAKSDVFSFGVVLLEILTGREPLNISRPRNEWSLVEWAKPLIRNSRVEEIVDPAIKGGYHGEALWRVVEVALACTETYSTYRPCMADIIRELEDALIIENNASEYLKSLDSFGGSNRFSIERSIILPPIKSQIEPSSLLSNPAPPQPR from the exons ATGATGGAAGTGGTGAATTGCTGGAATACAAGGTTGGTCAACTGTGGTATCATCTTTCTGCTCCTGTTTGTTCAATCTGCCTTTGCACAAG TATTTCTAAGCATACAGTGTTGTGCTCCTGCAAACTTTACTGAGCCAAGTACCAACTTAAGTTGGATTTCAGATGAAACTTGGTTCCCTGAAAACCAAAGTTGTATTATAAGGACAGCGCACAAGAATACACCCTATGAACGAGCTCGATTTTTTAGCTCAGACATTGGTCGTAAGTGGTGTTACAACTTGCCAACCAGGATTGATCAAGACTATCTAGTAAGAGGTACATTTCTTTCTGGCAATCAAGAGAAGGCAATCCCACACAGTTCTTTTGTTGTTTTGATTGGTGTCACACCATTAGCCACAGTGAAGTCATCTGATGAACTTAGGGTTGAGGGAATTTTTCGAGCTACTAGAAACTATACCAACTTCTGCCTGTTGAACAAGAAAGGAAAACCTTACCTTTCTAAGGTTGAACTCAGACCAATAAATCCAGATTATCTGAAGAGGGAGCCTTCCGAAGTACTCAAACTTGTACATAGAGTAGATTCTGGAAACAAGGGTGCCGAAATCAGGTACCCCTATGACCAGTATGATAGGATTTGGAGACCAGCCTCAAATCTGGATTCAGAAGTTGCTCATATCCAGCCATCCATTGTTAAGCAGGCCAATGCAGAAGCACACCGTTTATTACCTCCTTCGTTGGTGTTACAAACAGCCCTGACCCATCCGGGGAGATTGGAATTCCTGCATGAAGACCTTGACACTGGATACTATACCTACTATCTCGTCCTGTACTTTTTTGAGCCCAATGACTCAGTTCAAGCTGGAGAAAGGGTTTTTCATGTATACATCAACAATGAAAAGAGACTCGAGGTTGATATACTGGCTAGTGGTTCCAGATACCTGGATGTAGTTCTGAAGTTCAGAGCAAACAGGGCGGTTAATCTGACTATGATTAAGGCCTCAAATTTATCGCAACTGGGACCAATTTGTAATGCTTATGAGATTTTAAAGACTCTGCCTCGAGTTAAAGAAACAGCCATAGAAGAAG TTGACATAATGGTGAATATGAAGATGGAATTATTGCAACACAACCAAAACAATGAAATATTAAGAAGTTGGTCAGGAGACCCTTGTCTTCCTCTTCCATGGCGCGGTCTAACTTGTGATCGAGTTAATGGTACTTCAGTCATCACTCAGAT GAATCTCTCCTTGGGCGGCCTTAGTGGACCAAGCCCTCCTAGCATCCAAAAACTGATGCACCTAAGAAAACT GGATATGAGCAATGATGGCTCCAGTGGCACAATCACACTCTTTCCATCATCCTCCACATTTTCTGCAAG AAACTTCAGCAGGAGCCTTCACCTCAGCAACAAGCTTTCTAAAAGCATCAAGGAATCTAATAGCACCACAGT CAAGGGAATGGCTAATGGTAAACAAAATACAAGTTCAGCACATAAACTTGTGATAGGTGCAGCTGTAGGTGCATCTCTACTAGTGATCCTCGCAATAGTTATCTCTATTGTTTGCCTCTACAAAAGACGAGTAATAGCAGGGCCAAGATTTAGTATGAGAAGTTACTCAGTGACAAAGA ATGCAGTTTATTCAGTACCAAGCACAGATACTACCTTGAAGTCAATATCCATCAGGAATTTCACTTTGGAATACATAGAAGCTGTTACACAGAACTACAAAACTTTGATAGGTGAAGGTGGTTTTGGATCTGTTTACCGTGGTACCTTGACTGATGGTGAAGAAGTGGCTGTAAAGGTCCGGTCAGCCACTTCGACTCAGGGAACTCGAGAATTCAATAATGAG CTGACCCTTCTCTCAGCTATTACGCATGAGAACCTGATCCCTCTTCTTGGCTACTGCTGCGAGAATGACCAACAAATTCTGGTTTATCCCTTTATGTCAAATGGCTCCCTACAGGATCGGTTATATG GAGCAGCGGCAAAAAGGAAGACTCTAGACTGGCCAGCCAGACTTTCCATTGCTTTAGGTGCAGCAAGAG GTTTGATGTATCTTCACACTTTCTCGGAGCGCTGTCTGATCCATAGGGATGTCAAATCAAGTAACATACTTCTAGATCAAAGCATGTGCGCCAAGGTTGCTGATTTTGGATTTTCAAAATATGCATCTCAAGAAGGGGATAGTGGTACATCCTTAGAAGTAAGGGGAACAGCTGGGTACCTGGACCCAGA GTACTACTCAACCCAACATCTATCAGCAAAAAGTGACGTCTTCAGCTTTGGAGTTGTCCTACTGGAAATCTTAACAGGTCGAGAGCCTCTCAACATAAGCAGGCCAAGAAATGAGTGGAGCTTGGTTGAATGG GCGAAACCTCTAATAAGAAACTCAAGAGTTGAAGAAATTGTGGATCCAGCTATCAAGGGAGGGTATCATGGTGAGGCACTGTGGAGAGTGGTAGAGGTGGCCTTGGCATGCACAGAGACATACTCCACTTACCGACCATGCATGGCGGACATCATAAGAGAGCTTGAGGATGCATTGATAATAGAAAACAATGCATCAGAATACTTGAAGTCCCTGGACAGCTTTGGAGGATCAAATCGTTTCTCTATAGAAAGGTCCATTATCCTACCAcccattaaatctcaaatagaACCATCAAGTCTCCTCTCAAACCCAGCTCCTCCACAACCAAGATAA
- the LOC104093619 gene encoding nodulation receptor kinase-like isoform X1, which yields MMEVVNCWNTRLVNCGIIFLLLFVQSAFAQAVFLSIQCCAPANFTEPSTNLSWISDETWFPENQSCIIRTAHKNTPYERARFFSSDIGRKWCYNLPTRIDQDYLVRGTFLSGNQEKAIPHSSFVVLIGVTPLATVKSSDELRVEGIFRATRNYTNFCLLNKKGKPYLSKVELRPINPDYLKREPSEVLKLVHRVDSGNKGAEIRYPYDQYDRIWRPASNLDSEVAHIQPSIVKQANAEAHRLLPPSLVLQTALTHPGRLEFLHEDLDTGYYTYYLVLYFFEPNDSVQAGERVFHVYINNEKRLEVDILASGSRYLDVVLKFRANRAVNLTMIKASNLSQLGPICNAYEILKTLPRVKETAIEEVDIMVNMKMELLQHNQNNEILRSWSGDPCLPLPWRGLTCDRVNGTSVITQMNLSLGGLSGPSPPSIQKLMHLRKLDMSNDGSSGTITLFPSSSTFSARNFSRSLHLSNKLSKSIKESNSTTVKGMANGKQNTSSAHKLVIGAAVGASLLVILAIVISIVCLYKRRVIAGPRFSMRSYSVTKNAVYSVPSTDTTLKSISIRNFTLEYIEAVTQNYKTLIGEGGFGSVYRGTLTDGEEVAVKVRSATSTQGTREFNNELTLLSAITHENLIPLLGYCCENDQQILVYPFMSNGSLQDRLYGAAAKRKTLDWPARLSIALGAARGLMYLHTFSERCLIHRDVKSSNILLDQSMCAKVADFGFSKYASQEGDSGTSLEVRGTAGYLDPEYYSTQHLSAKSDVFSFGVVLLEILTGREPLNISRPRNEWSLVEWAKPLIRNSRVEEIVDPAIKGGYHGEALWRVVEVALACTETYSTYRPCMADIIRELEDALIIENNASEYLKSLDSFGGSNRFSIERSIILPPIKSQIEPSSLLSNPAPPQPR from the exons ATGATGGAAGTGGTGAATTGCTGGAATACAAGGTTGGTCAACTGTGGTATCATCTTTCTGCTCCTGTTTGTTCAATCTGCCTTTGCACAAG CAGTATTTCTAAGCATACAGTGTTGTGCTCCTGCAAACTTTACTGAGCCAAGTACCAACTTAAGTTGGATTTCAGATGAAACTTGGTTCCCTGAAAACCAAAGTTGTATTATAAGGACAGCGCACAAGAATACACCCTATGAACGAGCTCGATTTTTTAGCTCAGACATTGGTCGTAAGTGGTGTTACAACTTGCCAACCAGGATTGATCAAGACTATCTAGTAAGAGGTACATTTCTTTCTGGCAATCAAGAGAAGGCAATCCCACACAGTTCTTTTGTTGTTTTGATTGGTGTCACACCATTAGCCACAGTGAAGTCATCTGATGAACTTAGGGTTGAGGGAATTTTTCGAGCTACTAGAAACTATACCAACTTCTGCCTGTTGAACAAGAAAGGAAAACCTTACCTTTCTAAGGTTGAACTCAGACCAATAAATCCAGATTATCTGAAGAGGGAGCCTTCCGAAGTACTCAAACTTGTACATAGAGTAGATTCTGGAAACAAGGGTGCCGAAATCAGGTACCCCTATGACCAGTATGATAGGATTTGGAGACCAGCCTCAAATCTGGATTCAGAAGTTGCTCATATCCAGCCATCCATTGTTAAGCAGGCCAATGCAGAAGCACACCGTTTATTACCTCCTTCGTTGGTGTTACAAACAGCCCTGACCCATCCGGGGAGATTGGAATTCCTGCATGAAGACCTTGACACTGGATACTATACCTACTATCTCGTCCTGTACTTTTTTGAGCCCAATGACTCAGTTCAAGCTGGAGAAAGGGTTTTTCATGTATACATCAACAATGAAAAGAGACTCGAGGTTGATATACTGGCTAGTGGTTCCAGATACCTGGATGTAGTTCTGAAGTTCAGAGCAAACAGGGCGGTTAATCTGACTATGATTAAGGCCTCAAATTTATCGCAACTGGGACCAATTTGTAATGCTTATGAGATTTTAAAGACTCTGCCTCGAGTTAAAGAAACAGCCATAGAAGAAG TTGACATAATGGTGAATATGAAGATGGAATTATTGCAACACAACCAAAACAATGAAATATTAAGAAGTTGGTCAGGAGACCCTTGTCTTCCTCTTCCATGGCGCGGTCTAACTTGTGATCGAGTTAATGGTACTTCAGTCATCACTCAGAT GAATCTCTCCTTGGGCGGCCTTAGTGGACCAAGCCCTCCTAGCATCCAAAAACTGATGCACCTAAGAAAACT GGATATGAGCAATGATGGCTCCAGTGGCACAATCACACTCTTTCCATCATCCTCCACATTTTCTGCAAG AAACTTCAGCAGGAGCCTTCACCTCAGCAACAAGCTTTCTAAAAGCATCAAGGAATCTAATAGCACCACAGT CAAGGGAATGGCTAATGGTAAACAAAATACAAGTTCAGCACATAAACTTGTGATAGGTGCAGCTGTAGGTGCATCTCTACTAGTGATCCTCGCAATAGTTATCTCTATTGTTTGCCTCTACAAAAGACGAGTAATAGCAGGGCCAAGATTTAGTATGAGAAGTTACTCAGTGACAAAGA ATGCAGTTTATTCAGTACCAAGCACAGATACTACCTTGAAGTCAATATCCATCAGGAATTTCACTTTGGAATACATAGAAGCTGTTACACAGAACTACAAAACTTTGATAGGTGAAGGTGGTTTTGGATCTGTTTACCGTGGTACCTTGACTGATGGTGAAGAAGTGGCTGTAAAGGTCCGGTCAGCCACTTCGACTCAGGGAACTCGAGAATTCAATAATGAG CTGACCCTTCTCTCAGCTATTACGCATGAGAACCTGATCCCTCTTCTTGGCTACTGCTGCGAGAATGACCAACAAATTCTGGTTTATCCCTTTATGTCAAATGGCTCCCTACAGGATCGGTTATATG GAGCAGCGGCAAAAAGGAAGACTCTAGACTGGCCAGCCAGACTTTCCATTGCTTTAGGTGCAGCAAGAG GTTTGATGTATCTTCACACTTTCTCGGAGCGCTGTCTGATCCATAGGGATGTCAAATCAAGTAACATACTTCTAGATCAAAGCATGTGCGCCAAGGTTGCTGATTTTGGATTTTCAAAATATGCATCTCAAGAAGGGGATAGTGGTACATCCTTAGAAGTAAGGGGAACAGCTGGGTACCTGGACCCAGA GTACTACTCAACCCAACATCTATCAGCAAAAAGTGACGTCTTCAGCTTTGGAGTTGTCCTACTGGAAATCTTAACAGGTCGAGAGCCTCTCAACATAAGCAGGCCAAGAAATGAGTGGAGCTTGGTTGAATGG GCGAAACCTCTAATAAGAAACTCAAGAGTTGAAGAAATTGTGGATCCAGCTATCAAGGGAGGGTATCATGGTGAGGCACTGTGGAGAGTGGTAGAGGTGGCCTTGGCATGCACAGAGACATACTCCACTTACCGACCATGCATGGCGGACATCATAAGAGAGCTTGAGGATGCATTGATAATAGAAAACAATGCATCAGAATACTTGAAGTCCCTGGACAGCTTTGGAGGATCAAATCGTTTCTCTATAGAAAGGTCCATTATCCTACCAcccattaaatctcaaatagaACCATCAAGTCTCCTCTCAAACCCAGCTCCTCCACAACCAAGATAA
- the LOC104093623 gene encoding uncharacterized protein produces MDKYVQSFLNKLSLAFLIIATLILFLLFIKTPETCVNPNLTKPKPHHRFPKSTCDFSHRAKTSIKKHNRRLWSTKAWIQSVDSFKAQFQTLQAKNLFSKHSRALVVSAGPGHAVMALKEMGLRDVTGVELVDSPPLVSRADPHNLPFFDNAFDLGFSAYLDRALFPDRYVRETERAVRVGGACVVAVEECGGEEVEEVVKLFRKSKVLGVRNVTMGGEKRTRIVMRVTSD; encoded by the coding sequence ATGGATAAATACGTCCAAAGCTTCCTCAACAAGCTATCTTTAGCCTTCCTcattatagccacccttatccttTTCCTCCTCTTCATTAAAACCCCTGAAACCTGCGTTAATCCTAATCTCACCAAACCTAAGCCACACCACCGTTTCCCCAAATCCACCTGCGATTTCTCCCACCGAGCTAAAACCTCCATAAAAAAACACAACCGTCGTTTATGGTCCACAAAAGCCTGGATCCAATCAGTTGATTCATTTAAAGCTCAGTTCCAGACTCTACAGGCGAAGAATCTCTTTTCTAAACATTCACGGGCCCTTGTGGTCTCCGCCGGGCCGGGTCATGCTGTTATGGCCCTAAAAGAAATGGGCCTTCGCGACGTAACGGGAGTTGAGCTCGTGGACTCGCCGCCGCTAGTCAGCCGTGCGGATCCGCATAATCTGCCGTTTTTTGATAATGCGTTTGATCTCGGGTTTAGCGCTTATCTGGATCGGGCATTGTTTCCGGACAGATATGTTAGGGAAACGGAGAGAGCGGTGAGAGTTGGCGGCGCGTGTGTAGTGGCTGTGGAAGAGTGCGGCGGCGAAGAGGTGGAGGAAGTGGTGAAATTGTTTCGAAAGTCTAAGGTGTTGGGAGTAAGGAATGTGACAATGGGTGGAGAAAAAAGGACTAGAATCGTCATGAGAGTTACAAGTGACTGA